Below is a window of Chloroflexota bacterium DNA.
TGATGAGATAATCTCGCGTTTTAACAGGCGGGTGTGATTGTGAATGAGTCGCTTCCACAGCAGTCTCCCAGTAATACTTCAAGATCAAATGTGGGGCGATTTGGCAAATCGCCCTACAGTTAGTGCATCAAATAAATGATGGTGAACAACAAAATCCAGACGATGTCAACGAAGTGCCAGTACAAGCCAAAGATTTCCACGCCGCCGTACTCTTTCTCGGTGAAGCCGCCGCGCAGGGCGCGGGGCAGGATCGAGAGGCACCAGATGACGCCGATGATGACGTGCAAGCCGTGAAAGCCGGTAAGGGTGAAGAAGCCGGTTCCCAGGCCACTGCCCGTCCAGGTCAGGTTTTCTGCATAGAGGCGCGTATACTCAACCCCTTGCAGGCTGACGAACGTCGCGCCCAGAATCACGGTCAGGAGCAGGAAGAGGTTGAGCAGGCCTTTCTTGCCTCTGGCCGCCGAGTCGTGGGCCAGCACCACGGTGAGGCTGGAGGTCAGCAGAATAAAAGTGTTGAGCGAGACGAGGGGAATACTGCTCACCAGCGGCTCGACGGCTTCAACTGTTGAGCGGGCGCGAAGCAACAAGAAAGTCGAAATGAGACCGGTGAAGAACAACACTTCCGAGCCGAG
It encodes the following:
- a CDS encoding heme-copper oxidase subunit III → MSEMTEHHGHDEIHVPGPSVWPLAFGAGFIILAFGAALNLDVVLKQYNLDPTTLLPGWLTPVLVKQILTSIGGVVLVFGLGGWLVSNIRDRAHGPSITPEIAAKMGMWIFLGSEVLFFTGLISTFLLLRARSTVEAVEPLVSSIPLVSLNTFILLTSSLTVVLAHDSAARGKKGLLNLFLLLTVILGATFVSLQGVEYTRLYAENLTWTGSGLGTGFFTLTGFHGLHVIIGVIWCLSILPRALRGGFTEKEYGGVEIFGLYWHFVDIVWILLFTIIYLMH